In one Candidatus Omnitrophota bacterium genomic region, the following are encoded:
- a CDS encoding PQQ-binding-like beta-propeller repeat protein: MKIASLTIALFFVFLNSAYSEHDLLNENFDELSANLQPAANEFIDPSILGWTHTPPAGWSVDNSKMPFQKGMMEWHGWSFATMDFWTGADAQDRANFTLSGGVFAIADPDEWDDRNKPSASGSFESVLISPPIPVIANKPLFLYFDSHYRQEKPQEAQVLVSFDGKPDIVLLHYHSGPDSNNQGEDRENQLLVLTIPAPTNDGAMVIKWKIFNAGNNWYWAIDNVKVSDQAPPPTPAPTLVPTPTPTPPPILANGPLVHFIDEQSAQVIWETMELSPSIIEFSNGQTTRRAEDAAPKIKHQLTLNELHPESIYSFAIKTKLDGTEAFGETFHFDSTYDGGAGDFPSIASPYPEDSLTGFYETAAEKIVKETGIDKGFCLVLGFDKGRLAYEIAKRTHLKIVGVEEDAEKIAYARKCLRAAGVYGDRISVQQGNLTELPYGNYFANLIVSDRFLLTGKPVGSASETLRILRPCGGVLYLGQTKYGSADDRSAWENWLASGSIKGFLACNDDEGLWFKKTREPLPGTGEWTHYYAEPGNSACSSDQVVQAPMNVLWYGRPGPRLIVNRHSRPMSPLYKNGRVFIPADDRIIAIDAYNGTRLWDLGVPGSRRMGAFKGSAQMAAADGYVYIAQRDRCHAISATNGLPAFSLEVPQLNKNETLEWGYLSCIDDQIVGTAHKKGTPFYEYSYNGNCNELEEDGRACMISDFIFSRNRQTGELLWTYNQGAILESSIAAGDGCVYFAENRSLPASKGVWEKPGRRWVGNFTAGNNTYLTSLDLKTGEKIWERQVNLPFTEMMYLSYSNQTVVAVGSYNLAGNCRYAVYAYAADSGQPKWKDDYDSGSDPGGSHGEQWQHPVILNGNVFSRPYFYNLQTGAREKFTLNLGGRCGTYSASTRFLFARDGNPSYYEYGSLRPSSNPLCDITRPGCFINTIPVGGLVLIPESSSGCTCEYSLQTSLAFLPR; encoded by the coding sequence GGACCGGCGCCGATGCGCAAGATCGCGCGAATTTCACGTTAAGCGGCGGCGTCTTCGCCATCGCCGATCCCGACGAATGGGACGACCGCAACAAACCCAGCGCGTCCGGTTCGTTCGAAAGCGTCCTAATATCGCCTCCAATTCCCGTCATCGCCAATAAGCCATTATTCCTTTATTTCGATTCCCACTATCGGCAGGAAAAACCGCAAGAGGCGCAGGTTCTCGTCTCCTTCGATGGCAAACCCGACATCGTATTGCTGCATTATCACAGCGGCCCCGATTCCAACAACCAAGGAGAGGATCGTGAAAACCAGCTCCTCGTCCTGACCATCCCCGCTCCCACGAACGATGGCGCGATGGTCATTAAGTGGAAAATTTTCAACGCAGGAAACAATTGGTATTGGGCCATCGATAACGTAAAAGTCTCGGATCAAGCTCCCCCTCCTACGCCCGCCCCGACTCTGGTTCCTACGCCGACGCCAACGCCCCCGCCCATCTTAGCCAATGGGCCGCTGGTGCATTTCATCGATGAGCAATCGGCGCAAGTGATATGGGAAACCATGGAACTCAGCCCTTCCATCATCGAATTCAGCAATGGACAAACTACTCGGCGAGCCGAGGATGCGGCGCCGAAAATCAAGCACCAACTGACATTGAACGAATTACATCCAGAATCGATCTATTCCTTCGCCATCAAAACCAAACTAGACGGAACGGAAGCCTTTGGAGAAACATTCCATTTCGATTCCACTTACGATGGCGGCGCTGGAGACTTCCCATCCATCGCATCCCCTTATCCCGAAGACTCATTGACCGGCTTCTATGAGACAGCGGCGGAAAAAATCGTTAAAGAAACCGGCATTGACAAAGGATTCTGCTTGGTGCTGGGATTCGATAAAGGGCGCTTGGCCTATGAAATCGCCAAGCGCACGCATCTAAAAATTGTCGGCGTGGAAGAGGATGCGGAGAAGATCGCCTATGCCCGCAAATGCCTGCGCGCGGCGGGCGTATATGGCGACAGGATATCCGTGCAGCAGGGAAATTTGACGGAACTGCCGTATGGGAATTATTTCGCCAATCTTATCGTATCCGACCGATTTTTGCTGACGGGGAAACCTGTTGGATCGGCTTCGGAAACATTGCGGATTCTTCGGCCTTGCGGCGGAGTTCTCTATCTGGGGCAGACGAAATACGGCTCCGCCGACGATCGTTCCGCTTGGGAAAATTGGCTGGCTTCGGGTAGCATTAAGGGATTTCTAGCGTGTAATGACGATGAGGGATTATGGTTCAAGAAAACGAGAGAGCCGTTGCCGGGAACGGGCGAGTGGACGCACTATTACGCCGAGCCGGGCAATTCCGCTTGCAGTTCCGATCAAGTCGTCCAAGCTCCTATGAATGTTTTGTGGTATGGCCGTCCTGGACCGCGCTTGATTGTCAATCGCCACAGCCGCCCCATGTCCCCGCTTTACAAAAATGGACGCGTCTTCATCCCGGCGGACGACCGCATCATCGCGATTGATGCTTACAACGGAACGCGCTTGTGGGACTTGGGCGTTCCCGGTTCGCGCCGCATGGGGGCCTTCAAAGGCAGCGCTCAAATGGCGGCCGCCGATGGATATGTATATATCGCCCAAAGAGATCGTTGCCATGCCATTAGCGCAACCAACGGTCTCCCGGCGTTCAGCCTCGAAGTTCCGCAATTGAATAAAAACGAAACTTTAGAATGGGGATATCTCTCCTGCATCGACGACCAAATCGTGGGTACCGCGCACAAAAAAGGAACGCCTTTTTACGAATATTCATACAATGGCAATTGCAACGAACTGGAAGAAGACGGACGCGCCTGCATGATTAGCGACTTTATCTTCTCCCGCAACCGTCAAACGGGCGAATTGTTATGGACTTACAACCAAGGCGCAATACTGGAAAGCTCGATCGCCGCCGGAGACGGCTGCGTCTATTTCGCGGAAAACCGCAGCCTGCCCGCTTCCAAAGGCGTTTGGGAAAAGCCTGGCCGGCGTTGGGTAGGCAATTTCACGGCGGGTAACAATACTTATCTGACGTCGCTCGATCTGAAAACGGGAGAAAAAATCTGGGAGCGGCAAGTCAATTTGCCCTTTACGGAAATGATGTATCTGAGTTACTCCAATCAAACCGTCGTCGCCGTCGGCTCCTATAATCTGGCGGGAAATTGCCGTTACGCCGTATACGCTTACGCGGCGGATTCGGGTCAGCCGAAATGGAAGGACGATTACGATTCCGGCAGCGATCCCGGCGGTTCGCACGGCGAACAATGGCAGCATCCCGTCATCTTGAACGGCAACGTTTTCTCGCGGCCCTATTTTTACAATCTGCAAACCGGCGCCCGCGAAAAATTTACGTTGAATCTAGGCGGAAGATGCGGAACCTATTCCGCTTCGACGAGATTCTTGTTCGCCCGCGACGGCAATCCATCCTATTACGAATACGGCTCGCTGCGGCCTTCGTCCAATCCTTTATGCGATATCACGCGGCCGGGATGCTTCATCAATACCATCCCCGTCGGCGGCCTGGTTTTGATCCCCGAATCCAGTTCGGGCTGCACGTGCGAATATTCCCTGCAAACCTCTTTGGCCTTTCTGCCGCGATAG